The region GGCCGAGCGCAAACCCTCGTCGATCGATTCCTTCCTGTCCCAGGGAATGGGCACCACTTCAAAGGTTTTGCCCTTGATCGTCTTTTCCGCCATTGAGGAGAGCACCTCCATGAGGGCCTCCATATTTTGTTCCGAAGCTCCATCGCCCCGCCGGTATAATACACCCACACGCAGGAACTCCGACGATTTCTCCATCAATGTTCGATCATAGGTTAGAAGTTTGAAGAGGATTGGAACTTGAAGATTTTCCGGAATCTCTTGTTCTTCTGAAGCAATGACGGATCCTCCCGCAAGCATCAAGAGCGCGGCCAAGATCAGACAAATCCAACGCCCTTTTGCTGTGTCAAAAGTCAAGTTTCTAGAACTCCACACATAGACTTGTATAGATTCTCCGTCTAAATTCAATCGTCCAGGGATGATCTCTGTATCTTCGATCCAAAATATTATCAACACCGACTATGGCCTGAACACCTCGACTCCGGGGCCTGATCCGCCAGCGGGCGTCCATAACAAAATATTCATCCCCCGGCCCTTCCGTCTCCATGGTGTTGAAATTTGTCAGATCCCACTCCGTCGCTGATCGGTAGCGGCCCATCAAGCTGATGGAGTGAATTGCGTGAGGCATCAATATAAGTTCGCCGACCAATGTATGACGCGGGGTGCTTATCTTCCGGTCGCCGGTATCCTTATCCTCAGCCCAGATATAGGAATATCCAAATCGTGTTTTCATCCATTCGGTAATAAGGGCGTCAAGGCTGGTTTCCACACCGGCAATATCCCAGCCGCCCTTGTTTGTGAATCCAAATTCAGAAGGGATTCCCTCTGGAAAGGGTGGAGCGGGAAAATATGCCAGTGAGCTCAGCTGAACGACTTCCCTGATCCGATTGCGATACAATGCCACTGATCCAAGGACATTTTTTGTGAGAAGACCTTGATATCCAAGCTCGAGAGAACGAATTTCTTCGGAATTGAGCGCCTCATTCCCATGAACCAGGATATTCACTGTTGGAATCAATTCTATCTCGGCACGCCCATAACTCTCAAGGAATGTTGGATCCCGATAGGCTTCACCATATGTCAGGCGCAAAGCATGGTTTTCATGTGGTTTGTAGACAATTCCCCCGCGTGGTGCGATATGTTCTCCGACCAGTGGATGGTCATCATAGCGGACTCCAAGGGAAAAGAGGAGATTTCCGCGAGGCCGCCATTCATCATAAAGAAAGGCTGAATGGAGATTCTGCTCTTCTGAATTTTGAAACAATGTCCATTTTACCTCCTTGCGACGGAAGTTGCCTCCCCAGAGCACGAAGTTGCTGGGTTCAACAGAAAATGAATGCTGAAATTCAACATCATGGATTCCGTTATCCAAAGTCCCAATATCGTTGATGGAAATAAGATCCAAGAAATTGCCATCCAGATGCCACTCGGTCCAGAAGTACCGCAAGCTTACATTCTTCCATCTTAAATCCGCACCGGCGAGTTGGTATTGTCCATCCATATTGATAATTGTACTACCGGTACTCATGTTCATGAAGCCATTGCTGTTTCCTGTAAAGAGAGATATTGACGCCTCGTCATTGAGTCGATAGATTGCTTCGCCGTTGAATCGGGACATCTCTTCTTCTTGATATTCAGTTTCCCAATTTTGAGTCGTTTCCCAACCACCGCTTAGTTTCCAACTCAATGGGCCGTAACTGTTCCCGTGAACGAACGAACTCAACTCCTCGCCGACATGCGATGCCTTTACATTCAAGATGGTGGCGTCATTCTCGCCTGGCTTGTAAGTGATGATGTTGATCACTCCAGCAAAAGCGTTGGCGCCGTAGAGGGCTGATCCGGGTCCCTTTATAATCTCGATACTCCTAATTTCCTCCAACGAAACCGGCAGGAACTCCCAAAGTGTCATGCCATAGAAATCCGCATAGACGGACCGGCCGTCGATCATGACCAACATGTTGTTGGATGGAATCGTATTGAGACCGCGAGCGCTGACATCGAAGCATGAAGCCGTATTGGTAATGACTTCAAGCCCTGGTGTACTGAGCAGGAGTTCGGGTATGCTGCGGGCACCGGAGGCGGCGATTTGCTCGGCGGTTATGATAGAGACCGAGACCGGCGATTCGCTGCTCTTCTGAGCATATTTTGAGGCGGTTATGACCGTGCTATTTAGCAGGGCATCTAGATCAAGCTCACTGAAATCATCAAACTCGGAATGAGGTTCTCCGGCCCAAAGGGGTTCAGTCCCGACTCCCAGGGCGCTGATAAGGATGGTCAAAAGAAATCCGCCGATGACCCCAAAGCTTCTGATACTCAAGGTGCCTTCCTTTTTCTTGATCATCCGAAGACCTAAAATCCTAAGATTCTGGACCAGAAAAATTACATCGTAAATATCGGAAATATATAGGGATATATTGAGGAATCATCCTTCGGAATCTGCAGAAAGCCCGGAGAATCTCTGTGGAGGCTCCCCGGGCTTCCAGGTCGGGTGGATTCATGTAACGTCTTGCTAGTTCTCCGGATAGAAAGGCGCCCAGTCGGGAGCTCCATATCCATGAGCAACGCCGTTGGCGCTGACCTGGGTCGATGACACCACGCTGACCGAA is a window of Candidatus Eisenbacteria bacterium DNA encoding:
- a CDS encoding TonB-dependent receptor; translation: MIKKKEGTLSIRSFGVIGGFLLTILISALGVGTEPLWAGEPHSEFDDFSELDLDALLNSTVITASKYAQKSSESPVSVSIITAEQIAASGARSIPELLLSTPGLEVITNTASCFDVSARGLNTIPSNNMLVMIDGRSVYADFYGMTLWEFLPVSLEEIRSIEIIKGPGSALYGANAFAGVINIITYKPGENDATILNVKASHVGEELSSFVHGNSYGPLSWKLSGGWETTQNWETEYQEEEMSRFNGEAIYRLNDEASISLFTGNSNGFMNMSTGSTIINMDGQYQLAGADLRWKNVSLRYFWTEWHLDGNFLDLISINDIGTLDNGIHDVEFQHSFSVEPSNFVLWGGNFRRKEVKWTLFQNSEEQNLHSAFLYDEWRPRGNLLFSLGVRYDDHPLVGEHIAPRGGIVYKPHENHALRLTYGEAYRDPTFLESYGRAEIELIPTVNILVHGNEALNSEEIRSLELGYQGLLTKNVLGSVALYRNRIREVVQLSSLAYFPAPPFPEGIPSEFGFTNKGGWDIAGVETSLDALITEWMKTRFGYSYIWAEDKDTGDRKISTPRHTLVGELILMPHAIHSISLMGRYRSATEWDLTNFNTMETEGPGDEYFVMDARWRIRPRSRGVQAIVGVDNILDRRYRDHPWTIEFRRRIYTSLCVEF
- a CDS encoding YfiR family protein; translated protein: MAALLMLAGGSVIASEEQEIPENLQVPILFKLLTYDRTLMEKSSEFLRVGVLYRRGDGASEQNMEALMEVLSSMAEKTIKGKTFEVVPIPWDRKESIDEGLRSAEVDILYVTRAHKGRLSQITALTRELNILSLTGVVDYVSGGLGVGVGLEEDHPRIMVNLDAVRAEGHDLESQVLRICKKIQSHRE